A region from the Leptolyngbya iicbica LK genome encodes:
- a CDS encoding phytoene desaturase family protein: METFDFVILGAGLGGLAAAAGLTRQGYRVAVLEKHYLPGGCCHTFDYGHYRFCADVHYISQCAPHQAIGQFLSYLDRAVAFNSLDPEGIDRIITPEVDFKIPLGWENLRTRLIDTFPQETDAINRYCDTIQQLHTEMAALGQEVNWYDRKWSDWLKLPQYWQLYTKRHWTLQDLYDRIGLSPTLQNLLAGQSGDYALPPNEIALITHTALVWDYSEGAYYPKHHFKHFVDTIVDAITTGGGFVKLMTPVEHIEVAQGQVQYVVAGGTAYQADQAYISDLDPKLTVNLMHSPQALSQRETRRLTDYEYSASAFNIYLGLDDRFEPERYGLGNWNIWYYPTGDLNREYQKQLQGDLSHPWIFLSCPTLKSTEPGMAPPGHHVLEIATVCPYEPFAQLRERDLAAYKAQKREVYQQVMTSVRDLIPDVDAYARLKVYGTPTTSEHYLGQPQGNIYGAKLIPQQVGLHRLGYTTELPNLYLVGASAGYPSVPGVISNGMDVVELITGRSVRQPTAPASPPSPASSELLGVS, from the coding sequence ATGGAAACCTTTGATTTCGTCATCTTGGGAGCTGGACTCGGGGGACTCGCCGCTGCCGCTGGCTTAACTCGTCAGGGCTATCGCGTAGCCGTGTTAGAAAAGCACTATTTACCGGGAGGCTGTTGTCACACCTTTGACTACGGTCATTACCGTTTCTGTGCCGATGTTCACTACATCTCGCAGTGTGCACCGCATCAAGCGATCGGGCAATTTTTGAGCTACCTCGATCGCGCCGTTGCCTTCAACTCCCTCGATCCAGAGGGCATCGATCGCATCATTACCCCCGAAGTCGACTTCAAGATTCCCCTCGGCTGGGAAAACCTGCGGACTCGGCTCATCGACACCTTTCCCCAGGAAACCGACGCCATTAACCGCTATTGCGACACCATTCAGCAACTGCACACAGAAATGGCTGCCCTGGGGCAAGAGGTCAACTGGTATGACCGCAAATGGTCTGACTGGCTGAAGTTGCCCCAATACTGGCAGCTTTACACCAAACGTCACTGGACCTTGCAAGATCTGTACGATCGCATCGGTCTCTCCCCCACGTTGCAAAACCTGCTGGCGGGTCAAAGTGGCGACTACGCCCTACCGCCCAACGAAATTGCCCTGATCACCCACACGGCCCTGGTTTGGGACTATTCCGAAGGGGCCTACTATCCCAAGCACCACTTCAAGCATTTTGTCGACACCATTGTGGATGCCATCACCACTGGCGGCGGATTCGTCAAGCTGATGACCCCGGTGGAACATATTGAGGTGGCGCAGGGCCAAGTGCAGTACGTCGTCGCGGGCGGCACCGCCTATCAAGCGGATCAGGCTTACATCAGCGATCTCGATCCCAAGCTCACCGTGAATTTGATGCACTCGCCCCAGGCCCTCAGCCAGCGGGAAACTCGCCGTCTCACCGACTATGAGTATTCCGCCAGTGCGTTCAACATTTATCTGGGACTGGACGATCGCTTTGAGCCCGAGCGCTATGGCCTGGGCAACTGGAATATCTGGTACTATCCCACCGGCGATCTGAACCGCGAATACCAAAAACAGCTCCAGGGCGACCTGAGCCATCCGTGGATTTTCCTCTCTTGCCCCACGTTGAAATCCACCGAACCGGGCATGGCTCCCCCCGGACATCACGTGCTGGAAATTGCGACGGTGTGCCCCTATGAGCCCTTTGCCCAACTGCGGGAGCGCGATCTCGCCGCCTACAAAGCCCAAAAACGCGAGGTTTACCAGCAAGTGATGACCAGCGTGCGCGATCTGATTCCTGATGTGGATGCCTATGCCCGCCTGAAGGTTTACGGCACGCCGACCACGAGCGAGCACTATCTCGGTCAACCCCAAGGCAACATTTACGGGGCGAAGCTGATTCCCCAACAGGTCGGTCTCCATCGCCTGGGCTACACCACTGAGTTGCCCAATCTCTATCTCGTGGGGGCTTCGGCGGGTTATCCCAGCGTACCGGGCGTGATTAGCAACGGCATGGATGTGGTGGAATTGATCACCGGGCGATCGGTGCGGCAGCCGACAGCGCCCGCCTCCCCCCCATCGCCCGCCAGTAGTGAATTGCTCGGGGTGTCTTAA
- a CDS encoding IS4 family transposase has protein sequence MMSNRAEILKEKYQDSIGLPFAEVLSEAEIQAVLEEQGVTYRRVLYTPMVVLWSWLSQVLDPDSSLSHAVKRVVTWMRLAGAVPPSADTGGYSKARQRLPESIFPPLLQRVAKALQQQGSPAQRWCGRTVKAFDATTVLMSDTEANQQAYPQHRNQTGGCGFPILRLQVWFGVTTGAVLAVAMAPFRVSEWRLARQLYQRLRPEDVVVADSAYGTYVALAWVALRGADAVFRKHHQRRCDFRRGKKLGIGDHTVRWQRPKRCPQALAQEEFEALPEGLEVREVTLSIQVPGFRPTNFVVVTTLTDSQRYPKAQLAELYLLRWQATEVNLRHLKTTLGMEMIAAKTPAMVTKSIWVHLLAYNLLRTLMWDATAHSQVEALRLSLQGTRQQFNHFRPEFLHLATTERQQGYQALLSAVQALIIPFRPNRSEPRVVKRRPKPFPKMKETRSVLKARLVA, from the coding sequence ATGATGTCGAATCGTGCGGAAATCCTCAAGGAGAAATATCAGGACAGTATCGGTCTGCCCTTTGCTGAAGTGCTCTCGGAAGCTGAGATTCAGGCGGTACTCGAGGAGCAAGGAGTCACCTATCGTCGTGTCCTCTACACCCCTATGGTTGTGCTGTGGAGTTGGCTCTCCCAAGTGCTCGATCCAGATAGCAGTCTCAGCCATGCCGTCAAGCGGGTCGTGACCTGGATGCGCCTAGCGGGAGCGGTGCCCCCATCAGCAGATACCGGGGGCTACAGTAAAGCGCGTCAACGTTTGCCCGAGTCCATTTTCCCGCCCCTTTTGCAGCGGGTCGCGAAGGCTTTACAGCAGCAAGGATCTCCCGCGCAGCGGTGGTGTGGTCGCACCGTGAAGGCGTTTGATGCGACGACGGTCTTGATGAGTGATACTGAGGCGAATCAACAGGCTTATCCGCAGCACCGCAATCAAACCGGTGGGTGTGGTTTTCCCATTCTCCGGCTGCAAGTGTGGTTTGGTGTGACGACGGGTGCCGTCCTGGCGGTCGCCATGGCCCCCTTTCGGGTGAGTGAATGGCGCTTAGCTCGCCAACTTTATCAGCGGCTGCGCCCGGAGGATGTCGTCGTGGCCGATTCGGCCTATGGCACCTATGTGGCTCTCGCCTGGGTGGCTTTGAGGGGAGCCGATGCCGTCTTTCGCAAGCATCATCAGCGTCGCTGTGACTTCAGGCGGGGCAAAAAATTGGGCATTGGTGACCACACCGTCCGTTGGCAGCGTCCGAAACGATGCCCTCAGGCGCTTGCTCAGGAGGAGTTTGAGGCTTTGCCCGAGGGGCTGGAGGTGCGAGAAGTCACGCTCTCGATTCAGGTACCTGGGTTTCGTCCGACCAACTTTGTCGTCGTGACCACGCTGACGGACTCCCAACGTTATCCCAAAGCTCAATTAGCTGAACTCTATCTGCTCCGCTGGCAGGCCACCGAAGTCAATCTCAGGCATCTCAAAACCACTTTGGGCATGGAGATGATTGCGGCCAAAACCCCTGCGATGGTCACCAAGAGTATTTGGGTGCATCTGTTGGCCTACAATCTATTGCGGACCTTGATGTGGGACGCGACTGCCCATTCCCAGGTCGAGGCCTTACGGCTCTCCCTACAAGGGACGCGGCAACAATTTAACCACTTCCGACCCGAGTTCCTGCATCTAGCGACGACTGAACGACAGCAAGGCTACCAAGCACTATTAAGCGCTGTGCAAGCGTTGATCATTCCCTTTCGACCCAACCGTTCAGAACCTCGAGTCGTCAAGCGCCGTCCTAAACCGTTTCCCAAAATGAAGGAAACTCGCTCCGTCCTGAAAGCTAGATTAGTAGCTTGA
- a CDS encoding SMEK domain-containing protein has translation MNLEISLKRVIQLMSRFVTEIKGEASIGRTDLNKAAETILIPILNEIYGWNLENVNYVEDNNNHPGIDLVDKAARICIQVTATTSAEKVKHTLDQFIKHEQYLEYDRLIFFFLQEKKGSYPEKTIQKIVQEKLTFDIQRDLWDYRNLLKEISNFQIERVNRVREILEANFSENKHLLSTSGHEISFQDRITRFKKLQRKARASCIERFRIAVASRETAIALAEDQSLGNPPDSLTLKSGSVHVLTGELGLGKTLIAQRLFQLTLAEAIDNPKAPIPIYIESGQLQKGDFLEEIVETEASGLGDFEVQGVSIFLDGLDEVDSRLASQLLSEAYVLADTLPKTSVLITSRPIPCVNELVKGANIPVPPLSERQAYELIERLSGQKVIAMTVSGWTESVKDAIRRPLFTLILANYLQQNTAQALRSEGELLSWLVRDALRRAKVNFYDYMPLLQQLAVLATESSNGWVRAADLASIENVWEPLLKVGLVVTRSRDVISFPLPILTEWFAAQSLADDPSIIGDCVHSPERLEKWRYPLVIAVATLSHDLASQLLEPIAETYPTFAVEIVMASSSRWGTRETPLPSAQQCGRQLQQAMQAWVNGFGKLSKIISPARKDGSLPCVGTRITTGTQNYLQAAWYKGSENLGDTVDLPMHWDSSHSQEWNNWTYGKMSRPSHESAWAWRWTLDSLSNHLGCKLEFPSLEIDSEPFIREAAWRATLAIARREKTLSHARQNWWGLEKVPLTNLDEALAYIEDQSTHHNCWITLSDFGTRKRQQTLYLKYLRQEINRLRRENQTYLFSPWIGPDLAQGKRLWELYSPQRLQERIQMGYQAALDIYQQIVETWFLELKPGFQIAATLPARLVGYLSPLPGDNGWDTEEPPQFHWFLEALPKEKANTVEINAQEGPFRDVQRERIDRVQKRIGILRPESAVWIRYPPMGGGLSEEYFFGHSSATSLAYSWLRQDLKKVFGNSSFIRSTRF, from the coding sequence ATGAACCTTGAGATCTCGCTAAAGCGTGTAATTCAGTTAATGTCTCGCTTTGTGACTGAGATCAAAGGTGAGGCGTCAATAGGGCGGACAGATCTTAACAAGGCGGCTGAAACCATCCTGATACCTATACTTAATGAGATTTACGGCTGGAACTTAGAGAATGTCAATTACGTTGAGGACAATAACAACCATCCTGGTATTGATTTAGTAGATAAGGCAGCTAGGATTTGCATTCAGGTCACTGCAACTACAAGCGCCGAGAAAGTCAAGCATACTCTTGATCAATTCATCAAACATGAGCAGTATCTTGAATATGATCGTCTGATTTTCTTCTTTTTGCAGGAAAAGAAGGGCAGCTATCCGGAAAAAACAATTCAGAAGATTGTTCAGGAAAAGCTGACTTTTGATATTCAAAGAGATCTTTGGGATTATCGCAACTTACTCAAAGAGATTTCTAACTTTCAAATAGAACGAGTCAACAGAGTCCGAGAGATCTTAGAAGCCAACTTTAGTGAAAATAAGCACTTGTTATCTACATCAGGTCATGAGATTTCTTTTCAAGATCGAATTACTAGGTTCAAGAAACTTCAAAGAAAGGCAAGAGCATCGTGTATTGAGCGCTTTCGTATTGCGGTCGCGAGTCGAGAAACAGCCATTGCGCTGGCGGAGGATCAATCTTTAGGGAATCCTCCCGATTCTCTGACCCTTAAGTCTGGCAGTGTGCATGTATTGACTGGTGAATTGGGACTTGGTAAGACGCTAATAGCTCAGCGCCTATTTCAACTCACTCTCGCAGAAGCTATCGACAATCCAAAAGCACCTATCCCTATCTATATAGAATCAGGGCAATTGCAGAAAGGTGACTTTCTAGAAGAAATAGTTGAGACCGAAGCATCGGGTCTTGGAGATTTTGAAGTACAAGGAGTCTCTATTTTTTTAGACGGTCTTGATGAGGTTGATTCTCGGCTAGCAAGTCAACTACTGAGTGAGGCCTATGTACTAGCAGACACCTTACCCAAAACGAGTGTTTTGATCACGAGCAGACCTATTCCATGCGTGAATGAATTAGTGAAAGGCGCTAACATTCCAGTCCCACCATTATCTGAGCGGCAAGCATATGAACTCATCGAGAGGCTCTCTGGGCAGAAAGTAATTGCAATGACCGTCTCAGGGTGGACTGAGTCTGTGAAAGATGCAATTCGTCGTCCCCTGTTTACATTGATTTTAGCCAATTATTTGCAGCAGAACACAGCTCAGGCTCTACGTTCTGAAGGTGAGTTACTTTCGTGGTTAGTACGAGATGCTTTAAGAAGAGCAAAGGTTAATTTTTATGACTATATGCCTTTGTTGCAGCAGCTTGCGGTGCTCGCTACTGAGAGTAGCAATGGATGGGTTAGAGCAGCAGATTTAGCATCAATCGAAAATGTTTGGGAGCCTCTTCTAAAAGTTGGGTTAGTAGTAACGCGATCGCGCGATGTTATTTCCTTTCCGTTACCCATTTTGACTGAATGGTTTGCGGCTCAGAGCCTAGCTGACGACCCATCCATTATTGGAGACTGTGTTCATAGCCCTGAGCGTCTTGAAAAGTGGCGTTATCCACTTGTAATCGCAGTAGCAACTTTGAGCCATGATTTAGCTTCCCAACTATTAGAACCGATTGCTGAAACGTATCCAACGTTTGCTGTAGAAATAGTAATGGCTAGTTCTAGCCGTTGGGGAACACGTGAAACTCCACTACCTTCGGCTCAGCAGTGTGGACGACAGCTGCAACAGGCTATGCAAGCTTGGGTAAACGGCTTTGGAAAACTCTCTAAAATAATTTCACCTGCCCGAAAAGATGGCTCACTACCATGTGTGGGCACGCGAATAACAACAGGAACCCAAAATTATCTCCAAGCAGCTTGGTACAAAGGCTCTGAAAATTTAGGAGATACTGTTGACTTACCCATGCATTGGGACAGCAGTCATTCGCAGGAATGGAACAATTGGACTTACGGAAAAATGTCACGACCGAGCCATGAATCAGCTTGGGCTTGGCGGTGGACACTCGATAGTCTGAGCAATCATCTTGGGTGCAAGTTAGAGTTCCCCAGTCTTGAAATCGACAGTGAACCATTTATTCGCGAAGCAGCGTGGCGAGCCACATTGGCTATTGCTAGGCGTGAGAAAACCCTTAGCCACGCTCGGCAAAATTGGTGGGGTTTGGAAAAAGTACCGCTTACTAATTTAGATGAAGCTCTTGCCTATATTGAAGACCAATCAACTCACCATAATTGTTGGATTACTCTTTCGGATTTTGGCACTCGGAAACGACAACAAACTCTATACCTCAAATATCTACGCCAAGAGATAAACCGATTGAGAAGGGAAAATCAAACATATCTATTCTCACCCTGGATTGGACCAGACTTGGCGCAAGGCAAACGTCTTTGGGAGCTATATAGTCCGCAACGTTTACAAGAAAGAATTCAGATGGGTTATCAGGCGGCTCTCGATATCTATCAACAGATAGTAGAAACCTGGTTTTTAGAACTGAAGCCAGGGTTTCAGATTGCGGCCACCTTACCAGCGCGATTAGTAGGATATCTTTCGCCACTACCTGGAGATAATGGCTGGGATACTGAAGAACCCCCACAATTTCACTGGTTTTTGGAAGCTCTGCCAAAGGAAAAGGCAAACACGGTTGAGATCAATGCCCAAGAAGGGCCTTTTCGTGATGTTCAGCGGGAGCGAATAGATAGGGTACAGAAACGAATTGGTATCTTAAGGCCTGAATCAGCAGTTTGGATTCGCTATCCTCCGATGGGTGGAGGGTTGTCAGAAGAATACTTTTTCGGTCATAGTTCTGCTACTTCTTTGGCATATTCCTGGTTACGACAGGATTTGAAAAAAGTATTTGGAAATAGCAGTTTTATTCGCTCAACACGCTTTTGA
- a CDS encoding dienelactone hydrolase family protein: MRSTATQHEPPHPVISVSAAAVQLEGNLVIPPGAQGVVLFAHGSGSSRHSPRNQLVAQRLQQAGLATLLLDLLTPAEGRQDAETRQFRFDIDLLTARLVGATDWLQHTPATQNLGIGYFGASTGSAAAFMAATQRPDRVQAIVSRGGRPDLVGSALTQVQAPTLLIVGGQDLPVIAMNEYAFSRLDRLPEKQLAIVPNATHLFAEAGALEQVADLASDWFGRFLKRSQ; encoded by the coding sequence ATGCGTTCAACTGCTACTCAGCATGAACCGCCCCATCCCGTCATTTCTGTATCGGCCGCCGCCGTGCAGTTAGAAGGGAATTTAGTGATTCCGCCGGGGGCCCAGGGCGTGGTGTTGTTTGCTCATGGCAGCGGCAGCAGTCGCCACAGTCCCCGCAATCAGTTGGTCGCCCAGCGCCTCCAACAGGCGGGCCTGGCGACGCTGTTGTTGGATCTCTTGACGCCTGCCGAAGGCCGGCAAGACGCCGAGACCCGCCAGTTTCGCTTTGACATTGACCTGCTGACGGCTCGGCTCGTCGGGGCCACCGATTGGCTGCAACATACCCCCGCCACTCAAAATCTCGGCATTGGCTACTTTGGAGCCAGCACGGGCAGCGCGGCGGCATTCATGGCGGCGACCCAGCGACCCGACCGGGTGCAGGCGATCGTCTCTCGCGGCGGGCGACCCGATTTGGTCGGCTCTGCCCTTACCCAAGTTCAGGCCCCCACGTTGCTGATTGTGGGGGGGCAAGATTTGCCCGTGATCGCGATGAATGAATATGCCTTCTCGCGGCTCGATCGCCTGCCGGAAAAACAGTTGGCCATTGTGCCCAACGCCACGCACCTATTCGCCGAAGCCGGAGCCTTAGAACAGGTCGCCGATCTGGCCAGCGACTGGTTCGGTCGTTTTCTCAAACGTTCCCAGTAG
- a CDS encoding Uma2 family endonuclease produces MIASSDRIHLSPEAYLEWEAQQSIKYEYLHGEAYAMTGGTLAHNDIAVNLTTLLKNHLRGGRCKVRMADAKVGVTAKGPFFYPDVLVTCNDADRTAKTLVQHPCLIIEVLSPGTEGYDRGEKFRQYRQLDSLQEYVLVDAERMGVEVYRLNAAQKWELTPYFPEANGSAESLMVDFFSVGFQCAIAAIYEDVEFSALLNG; encoded by the coding sequence ATGATTGCCAGCTCTGACCGCATCCATCTTTCCCCCGAAGCGTATCTGGAATGGGAAGCCCAGCAGTCCATCAAATACGAATATCTGCATGGCGAAGCCTACGCCATGACCGGCGGCACCTTGGCCCACAACGATATTGCCGTCAATCTCACGACTTTGCTCAAAAATCACCTGCGCGGCGGTCGCTGTAAGGTTCGCATGGCCGATGCCAAAGTGGGCGTCACGGCGAAAGGTCCGTTCTTCTATCCCGATGTGTTAGTGACCTGCAACGATGCCGATCGCACCGCCAAAACCCTCGTGCAGCATCCATGTCTGATTATTGAGGTCTTGTCGCCGGGAACGGAGGGCTATGACCGGGGCGAAAAGTTTAGGCAGTATCGCCAGCTCGACTCTTTGCAAGAATACGTTTTAGTCGATGCTGAGCGGATGGGCGTTGAAGTTTATCGACTCAATGCCGCCCAAAAATGGGAGCTAACGCCCTATTTTCCCGAAGCGAATGGGTCAGCAGAATCTTTGATGGTTGACTTTTTTAGTGTTGGTTTTCAATGTGCGATCGCTGCCATCTATGAAGACGTTGAGTTTTCGGCATTGCTGAATGGGTAG
- a CDS encoding photosystem reaction center subunit H, with protein sequence MLNVVRCSQVWGLVAIDGATIAHLGEIEDVWLDANGKVAYLSASTGYVPLAQVADVSPQALTTYGRLGVEAPTNLRRFDRMAVQSTAGDPVGWVEDFLFDWQTGEIAAYLVAGRIAEPWGETVVLSPEDVETITIGYLRLTEAAPTHLKSASTGLQGYLSEKSLSVRQLVKEMSDRLHQRIAPYDLPDTVRLKVQTVSDELAATGAHDQRALQEATGYLQAQWRHLQQNICRSGQRAKTAVDAAWQHLTGKP encoded by the coding sequence ATGCTCAATGTTGTCCGGTGTAGTCAGGTTTGGGGCCTGGTGGCGATTGATGGTGCCACGATCGCCCATCTAGGCGAGATCGAAGACGTTTGGCTCGATGCCAACGGCAAAGTGGCCTATCTTTCTGCGAGCACCGGCTATGTGCCATTAGCGCAGGTCGCGGATGTGAGTCCGCAGGCCCTCACCACCTATGGTCGGTTAGGAGTCGAAGCACCCACCAATTTGCGGCGGTTCGATCGCATGGCGGTGCAGTCCACGGCGGGTGACCCCGTGGGCTGGGTGGAAGATTTTCTCTTTGATTGGCAAACGGGGGAAATTGCCGCCTATCTGGTGGCGGGCCGAATCGCGGAGCCATGGGGCGAGACCGTGGTGCTGTCGCCCGAGGATGTGGAGACGATCACGATCGGCTATCTGCGCCTGACCGAAGCGGCCCCAACGCATCTCAAATCAGCATCGACGGGGTTGCAAGGCTATCTCAGCGAAAAATCCTTGTCCGTGCGACAGCTGGTTAAGGAAATGAGCGATCGCCTGCATCAGCGCATCGCCCCTTACGATCTGCCTGACACGGTACGACTCAAAGTTCAAACCGTGAGTGACGAACTGGCGGCGACCGGAGCCCATGACCAGCGGGCCTTACAGGAAGCCACCGGATATCTACAAGCGCAGTGGCGGCACTTACAACAGAACATTTGCCGCTCTGGGCAGCGCGCCAAAACGGCTGTGGATGCGGCCTGGCAGCATTTGACTGGCAAACCTTAA
- a CDS encoding carbonic anhydrase, translating into MQKLIEGIRQFQSSYVPSHKALMEELSKGQHPRVLFIGCSDSRVSPEIITQSEIGDLFIIRNAGNIIPPFEATNGGEGATIEYAIEALGIKQVIICGHSQCGAMKGLLQLGELEEKMPLVYDWLRLADATRKLVNDNYSHLDKKGQLDALVAENVLTQIDNLRTYPVIRSKMYQGNLSIHGWIYKIETGEVLNYDADTHAFTPPHSKLPQNGVYDSAYTAPATHLPGGNRLSREQAERIYRGTARV; encoded by the coding sequence ATGCAAAAACTGATCGAAGGTATCCGGCAGTTTCAAAGCAGCTACGTCCCTTCTCACAAGGCGCTGATGGAAGAGCTGAGCAAAGGCCAGCATCCGCGAGTGTTGTTCATTGGCTGCTCCGATTCCCGCGTCAGCCCCGAAATTATTACCCAGTCGGAAATCGGCGATCTATTCATCATTCGCAACGCTGGCAATATCATTCCCCCATTTGAAGCGACCAATGGCGGCGAGGGGGCGACGATCGAGTACGCGATCGAGGCATTAGGAATCAAGCAGGTCATCATTTGCGGCCACAGCCAGTGTGGTGCCATGAAAGGGCTTTTGCAACTGGGCGAACTAGAAGAAAAAATGCCCCTCGTTTATGATTGGCTGCGCCTGGCCGATGCCACGCGCAAGCTGGTGAACGACAACTACAGCCACCTCGACAAAAAAGGACAGTTGGATGCCTTGGTGGCCGAGAATGTGTTGACGCAAATCGACAACCTCCGAACTTATCCAGTCATCCGCTCCAAAATGTACCAGGGCAATCTTTCCATTCACGGCTGGATTTATAAGATTGAGACTGGCGAAGTGCTGAACTACGACGCTGATACTCACGCCTTTACCCCGCCCCACAGCAAACTGCCGCAAAATGGGGTCTATGACTCGGCTTACACTGCCCCAGCAACCCATTTGCCGGGAGGCAATCGCCTATCAAGAGAGCAGGCAGAACGCATCTATCGCGGCACCGCACGGGTCTAA
- a CDS encoding phosphoribosyltransferase gives MHAHYARFQNRQDAGRQLAQRLEPYAQRSELLVLGLPRGGVPVAYEVAKALQAPLDICLVRKLGVPGQKELAMGAIASDCVRVLNYDVISWLGIDSHAIDAVAARELRELQRRDRAYRGDRPPPPIRDRPVIVVDDGLATGSTMRAAIAVLKAEKPQQLIVAVPVAPPQICAELRSEVDAVIALLTPENFYAIGVWYEDFAPTTDAEVRDLLTAAPQQHPQSIA, from the coding sequence ATGCACGCCCACTATGCCCGATTTCAAAACCGCCAAGACGCCGGACGGCAGTTGGCCCAGCGCTTGGAGCCGTATGCTCAGCGCTCGGAGCTGCTGGTGTTAGGGCTGCCGCGCGGCGGGGTGCCCGTGGCCTATGAAGTGGCCAAGGCGCTCCAGGCTCCCCTGGATATTTGTCTGGTGCGGAAGCTGGGGGTGCCGGGGCAAAAGGAATTGGCGATGGGGGCGATCGCGTCCGATTGTGTGCGGGTGCTCAACTACGACGTGATTAGCTGGCTGGGCATTGACAGTCACGCTATTGATGCGGTGGCGGCTCGCGAACTGCGGGAATTGCAGCGCCGCGATCGCGCTTATCGAGGCGATCGTCCGCCGCCGCCCATTCGCGATCGCCCAGTCATTGTGGTGGATGATGGCCTGGCGACCGGATCGACCATGCGGGCGGCGATCGCGGTCCTGAAGGCGGAAAAACCACAGCAATTAATCGTGGCCGTTCCCGTCGCGCCGCCGCAAATCTGTGCCGAATTGCGATCGGAAGTCGATGCGGTCATTGCGTTACTGACACCAGAGAATTTTTATGCGATCGGGGTGTGGTACGAAGACTTTGCCCCAACGACTGATGCCGAAGTGCGAGACCTCCTCACAGCCGCCCCCCAGCAGCATCCCCAGTCGATCGCGTGA
- a CDS encoding Uma2 family endonuclease: MTFREAGVRTGFNKSRLADLCVVTREQVKELLGQSAVFQTPPQLIVEVVRPDSITRDYRYKRSEYAAIEVPEYWIVDPLTAKVTVLQWEEGFYEETVFAGEQAIASPTLPELTLSVAQLLAAGTLA; encoded by the coding sequence CTGACCTTTCGCGAAGCCGGAGTCAGAACCGGATTCAACAAATCGCGTCTCGCCGACCTGTGTGTGGTCACCCGCGAGCAAGTCAAAGAACTGCTGGGGCAATCCGCAGTCTTTCAAACGCCACCGCAACTCATCGTCGAAGTGGTGAGACCCGACTCCATCACTCGTGACTACCGCTACAAACGGTCTGAATACGCCGCCATTGAAGTGCCCGAATATTGGATTGTTGACCCGCTCACGGCCAAAGTCACCGTACTCCAGTGGGAAGAAGGATTTTACGAAGAAACTGTATTCGCGGGTGAGCAAGCGATCGCCTCTCCCACTCTTCCCGAACTCACCCTCTCGGTCGCCCAGCTATTAGCTGCGGGCACTCTGGCCTAA
- a CDS encoding Uma2 family endonuclease, with the protein MVTIPLPDAQLMTFAEFIDWKPDNRRYELHHGTPIERQPTGDHEAVISFLNLALLLEVHRLQQPFLLPKQALVKLPDEDTAYLPDVVLLNRPALTYEPLWKKASTVTQGTSAPLVIEVVSTNWRDDYGKKLVDYESLGIPEYWIVDYLGLGGRRYIGSPKQPTLSICASSKMNIK; encoded by the coding sequence ATGGTCACCATTCCCCTCCCCGATGCCCAGTTAATGACCTTTGCCGAATTCATCGACTGGAAGCCCGATAACCGTCGCTACGAGCTGCACCACGGCACCCCCATCGAAAGGCAACCCACTGGCGATCACGAAGCAGTCATTTCCTTTCTCAATTTGGCCTTACTGCTAGAGGTACATCGGTTACAACAGCCCTTCTTGCTGCCTAAACAAGCCCTGGTGAAACTGCCCGACGAAGACACCGCTTATCTACCGGATGTCGTGCTGCTCAATCGCCCGGCCTTGACCTACGAACCCCTCTGGAAAAAAGCCTCGACAGTCACCCAGGGAACCTCCGCGCCCCTCGTGATCGAAGTCGTCAGCACGAACTGGCGCGATGATTACGGCAAAAAGTTGGTGGATTATGAAAGCTTAGGGATTCCAGAATATTGGATTGTCGATTATCTGGGGTTGGGCGGACGACGCTATATTGGGAGCCCCAAACAGCCAACTCTATCGATTTGTGCCTCGTCGAAGATGAATATCAAGTGA
- a CDS encoding Uma2 family endonuclease: MVNTATQPLTFEDYLAYDDGTDNRYELVDGQLVVRNPSHIEHLLITQFLEEQLDLEIHRLGLP, translated from the coding sequence ATGGTCAATACCGCTACCCAGCCACTCACCTTTGAGGATTATCTGGCCTATGACGACGGCACGGATAACCGCTACGAACTGGTGGATGGCCAACTTGTGGTCAGAAATCCATCGCATATAGAACATCTCCTGATTACACAGTTTTTAGAAGAGCAACTTGATCTCGAAATTCACCGTCTCGGCTTGCCCTAG